In Antennarius striatus isolate MH-2024 chromosome 8, ASM4005453v1, whole genome shotgun sequence, a single window of DNA contains:
- the LOC137599800 gene encoding uncharacterized protein isoform X2 → MWNGKMAARWRLEDWKLKAGSSVFAPDSVPAESVLSRCGEEDTQSHMDQSILAIFEDSGLASEDKCGVEEDSVTLLSALTDMLDSVGVEDGALSPFDTLPDAKPLTHPESRNNSVEPSLAERLRPRIKSPNAKFTIKMDGVKEYGRLSSRPHKKMLFQSRNKKTEAEVEVFTSTSLANLVKIMHPYCLRLRVEEEGDKPSKNPTFFSQEEVWKYERPNEELDEEINVVSDDEGTVKASKKVDRADVESDNGKLLKSVLLSGKSSRSPSIEKKRVSFGSVQVASYDASVEWGSSEKNLTSGPTGEAVSVPPNTKKAPADSLGLSSETNGNRAEVLPPKGETKTKALSLQQYRQLCQNRPPLVEKQGNYTTKWPSVSEPLKGLAPIFCLQGERPNICESKSTHLYSDGWRNGADQPHRSKTSGSEINCVSALPGPHPSKTRTSAPPGSNEFMHKIKESKITSLDNQLVGIAANLPKKPKLLSSDPPNPVLVPLSVSETSAHTEHLASVSKVKLPNGYSDFDDTRHFQEIQNRSQQSTSFWPEPKVLRVNQDSKTSFQDRQPHKNILIPTKETKPEENTPRSPCWLEAPTPVKKERQPTALFDCITADTGIEAPDLTSLLEQFEETQAKNNRLDPHAETLESSSSPKTLSHSLISDCIDIPEPFGSEIVIKTQDVMLARHKNPPSKSIQLIDPRPLRSRKTHLDLSEFPAALTALHMFSSILSDHDYCGRVDGPPTNTAHQSRAAKLKDTNGSSDDLEETADATTSKQEIPTDECNTTVISAVHNSAKSDIRGLSEERSTPSTGGVLPPSESTSSSHCHTPPPSSLVRGRERSRYRRRAPSSDSSSSSSSPSSSPSRSPKRQKWSYSRSWSRSRSRSRSPSPARGLHGRRWKEVYRRGSRWLRSEREVRIRKLKAIEERRVVYVGRICGSMTHNDLRERFSQFGEVECVSLHFREIGHHYGFVTFSNMKDAFAAISKGSKLRRPDELPFDLCFGGRRQFCYSDYTDLDATRDADPSPAKSKFEELDFDQLLKQAQRGLKR, encoded by the exons ATGTGGAACGGCAAGATGGCGGCGCGGTGGAGGCTCGAAGACTGGAAGTTAAAAGCCGGCAGCAGCGTCTTTGCCCCGGACAGCGTTCCTGCTGAG TCGGTTCTGAGTAGGTGTGGTGAGGAAGATACCCAGTCCCACATGGACCAGTCAATCCTGGCCATTTTTGAAGACTCCGGTCTTGCATCAGAG GACAAGTGTGGCGTGGAGGAAGACAGCGTGACTCTGCTGTCAGCGCTGACCGACATGCTGGACAGCGTAGGGGTTGAAGATGGGGCTCTGTCTCCGTTTGACACTCTGCCAGACGCAAAACCCCTCACCCACCCGGAGAGCAGGAACAACTCAGTG GAACCATCTCTTGCTGAAAGACTACGGCCAAGAATCAAATCACCAAATGCaaaattcacaataaaaatggatggaGTAAAAGAGTATGGGAGACTAAGCAGCCGTCCACACAAGAAAATGTTGTTTCAGTCaagaaataagaaaacagaGGCTGAAGTGGAGGTTTTCACCTCCACTTCTCTCGCCAACCTGGTGAAAATCATGCACCCTTACTGTTTAAGGCTGCGtgtggaagaggagggggatAAACCAAGTAAGAATCCCACATTTTTCTCACAGGAAGAGGTGTGGAAGTACGAGAGACCTAATGAGGAGCTTGACGAGGAGATAAATGTTGTGTCTGATGACGAGGGAACTGTGAAAGCGTCAAAGAAGGTAGACCGGGCCGATGTTGAGAGTGATAACGGCAAACTGTTGAAGAGCGTCCTGTTGAGTGGAAAGTCATCCAGAAGTCCATCCATCGAGAAGAAGAGGGTGAGCTTTGGTTCCGTTCAAGTGGCTTCCTATGACGCATCGGTGGAATGGGGATCAAGTGAGAAAAACCTGACAAGTGGACCCACCGGTGAAGCTGTGTCCGTTCCACCGAACACCAAAAAAGCTCCAGCAGACTCTTTGGGACTGTCCTCAGAGACTAACGGCAACCGAGCTGAGGTTTTGCCACCAAAGGGTGAGACGAAGACCAAGGCACTCAGCCTACAGCAGTACAGACAACTGTGCCAAAACAGGCCGCCCCTGGTGGAGAAACAGGGTAACTACACCACGAAATGGCCATCGGTGTCTGAGCCCCTCAAAGGGCTTGCCCCCATCTTCTGCTTACAAGGCGAAAGACCAAACATCTGCGAATCAAAGTCCACACACCTTTACTCAGATGGCTGGAGAAATGGTGCTGATCAACCGCATAGATCTAAAACATCTGGTTCCGAGATTAATTGCGTCTCTGCGCTCCCTGGACCTCACCCTTCAAAGACCAGAACATCTGCTCCTCCTGGTAGTAATGAATTCatgcacaaaataaaagagTCCAAAATCACCTCACTTGATAATCAGCTGGTAGGCATCGCAGCTAATCTGCCAAAGAAACCCAAACTGCTCAGTAGTGATCCCCCAAATCCGGTCCTGGTCCCGCTATCAGTTAGTGAAACATCAGCGCATACTGAGCACTTGGCATCAGTGTCCAAAGTGAAGCTCCCCAATGGATATTCCGACTTTGACGACACCAGGCACTTTCAAGAAATCCAAAATAGATCTCAACAGTCAACCTCGTTTTGGCCAGAGCCCAAAGTGTTACGAGTGAACCAGGACAGCAAGACCTCATTTCAGGACCGCCAGCCTCATAAAAACATTCTGATtccaacaaaagaaacaaagccAGAAGAAAATACTCCTCGGTCACCATGTTGGTTAGAAGCTCCCACACCAGTAAAGAAGGAACGACAGCCCACTGCTCTGTTTGATTGCATTACAGCTGACACGG GTATTGAAGCTCCTGATCTGACCAGCCTATTGGAGCAGTTTGAGGAAACACAAG CTAAAAACAACAGGCTGGATCCTCATGCAGAAACGCTTGAATCTTCAAGCTCTCCTAAAACCCTCAGTCATTCACTGATATCAGATTGCATAGACATCCCAGAACCCTTTGGCTCTGAAATTGTTATCAAAACTCAGGACGTTATGCTGGCGAGACACAAAAATCCTCCATCTAAGTCCATTCAGCTTATCGACCCACGACCCCTACGGTCCAGGAAGACGCACTTAGATCTCTCAGAGTTCCCGGCAGCTCTCACCGCTCTACACATGTTCTCGTCTATATTGTCTGATCACGATTACTGTGGACGTGTGGACGGTCCACCGACAAACACAGCTCATCAGAGCAGAGCTGCTAAACTCAAGGATACCAATGGAAGCTCTGATGACCTGGAGGAGACTGCAGATGCGACCACATCCAAGCAAGAGATCCCCACCGATGAATGTAATACCACAGTCATCTCAGCTGTTCATAACTCTGCAAAGTCTGACATACGAGGTCTTTCTGAGGAGCGGTCGACCCCATCTACCGGCGGAGTCCTGCCTCCCTCGGAGAGCACCTCCTCAAGCCACTGCCATACACCTCCACCCAGTTCTCTGGTCCGAGGACGGGAGAGAAGCAGGTATCGGAGAAGAGCTCCTTCCTCTGACTCCAGCTCTTCATCGTCTTCCCCATCCAGCTCTCCATCCCGGTCTCCAAAGAGACAAAA GTGGTCTTACTCAAGATCCTGGTCCCGGTCTAGGTCCCGATCCAGATCACCATCGCCCGCTCGGGGGCTTCACGGCAGGCGCTGGAAGGAGGTTTACAG GAGAGGATCCAGGTGGCTCAGGAGCGAGCGTGAGGTCAGGATACGGAAACTTAAAGCCATA GAGGAGCGGAGAGTGGTCTACGTTGGCCGAATCTGTGGCTCGATGACCCACAACGACCTGAGGGAACGGTTCTCTCAGTTCGGAGAAGTTGAATGTGTGTCACTTCACTTCAGAGAAATTGG TCACCACTATGGCTTTGTCACATTCTCCAACATGAAAGATGCTTTTGCCGCCATCAGTAAAGGCAGTAAACTGCGGAGACCTGATGAGCTGCCGTTTGACTTGTGCTTCGGTGGAAGGAGACAGTTCTGTTATTCAGACTACACTGACCTCG ACGCCACCAGAGATGCAGACCCCTCTCCTGCCAAGAGCAAATTTGAGGAACTGGACTTCGATCAGCTGCTGAAACAGGCCCAGAGAGGACTGAAGAGGTAG
- the LOC137599800 gene encoding serine/arginine repetitive matrix protein 2-like isoform X1 yields the protein MWNGKMAARWRLEDWKLKAGSSVFAPDSVPAESVLSRCGEEDTQSHMDQSILAIFEDSGLASEDKCGVEEDSVTLLSALTDMLDSVGVEDGALSPFDTLPDAKPLTHPESRNNSVEPSLAERLRPRIKSPNAKFTIKMDGVKEYGRLSSRPHKKMLFQSRNKKTEAEVEVFTSTSLANLVKIMHPYCLRLRVEEEGDKPSKNPTFFSQEEVWKYERPNEELDEEINVVSDDEGTVKASKKVDRADVESDNGKLLKSVLLSGKSSRSPSIEKKRVSFGSVQVASYDASVEWGSSEKNLTSGPTGEAVSVPPNTKKAPADSLGLSSETNGNRAEVLPPKGETKTKALSLQQYRQLCQNRPPLVEKQGNYTTKWPSVSEPLKGLAPIFCLQGERPNICESKSTHLYSDGWRNGADQPHRSKTSGSEINCVSALPGPHPSKTRTSAPPGSNEFMHKIKESKITSLDNQLVGIAANLPKKPKLLSSDPPNPVLVPLSVSETSAHTEHLASVSKVKLPNGYSDFDDTRHFQEIQNRSQQSTSFWPEPKVLRVNQDSKTSFQDRQPHKNILIPTKETKPEENTPRSPCWLEAPTPVKKERQPTALFDCITADTGIEAPDLTSLLEQFEETQAKNNRLDPHAETLESSSSPKTLSHSLISDCIDIPEPFGSEIVIKTQDVMLARHKNPPSKSIQLIDPRPLRSRKTHLDLSEFPAALTALHMFSSILSDHDYCGRVDGPPTNTAHQSRAAKLKDTNGSSDDLEETADATTSKQEIPTDECNTTVISAVHNSAKSDIRGLSEERSTPSTGGVLPPSESTSSSHCHTPPPSSLVRGRERSRYRRRAPSSDSSSSSSSPSSSPSRSPKRQKRHHKRSESNSCSSTPSHSVSHSPPPDCRWSYSRSWSRSRSRSRSPSPARGLHGRRWKEVYRRGSRWLRSEREVRIRKLKAIEERRVVYVGRICGSMTHNDLRERFSQFGEVECVSLHFREIGHHYGFVTFSNMKDAFAAISKGSKLRRPDELPFDLCFGGRRQFCYSDYTDLDATRDADPSPAKSKFEELDFDQLLKQAQRGLKR from the exons ATGTGGAACGGCAAGATGGCGGCGCGGTGGAGGCTCGAAGACTGGAAGTTAAAAGCCGGCAGCAGCGTCTTTGCCCCGGACAGCGTTCCTGCTGAG TCGGTTCTGAGTAGGTGTGGTGAGGAAGATACCCAGTCCCACATGGACCAGTCAATCCTGGCCATTTTTGAAGACTCCGGTCTTGCATCAGAG GACAAGTGTGGCGTGGAGGAAGACAGCGTGACTCTGCTGTCAGCGCTGACCGACATGCTGGACAGCGTAGGGGTTGAAGATGGGGCTCTGTCTCCGTTTGACACTCTGCCAGACGCAAAACCCCTCACCCACCCGGAGAGCAGGAACAACTCAGTG GAACCATCTCTTGCTGAAAGACTACGGCCAAGAATCAAATCACCAAATGCaaaattcacaataaaaatggatggaGTAAAAGAGTATGGGAGACTAAGCAGCCGTCCACACAAGAAAATGTTGTTTCAGTCaagaaataagaaaacagaGGCTGAAGTGGAGGTTTTCACCTCCACTTCTCTCGCCAACCTGGTGAAAATCATGCACCCTTACTGTTTAAGGCTGCGtgtggaagaggagggggatAAACCAAGTAAGAATCCCACATTTTTCTCACAGGAAGAGGTGTGGAAGTACGAGAGACCTAATGAGGAGCTTGACGAGGAGATAAATGTTGTGTCTGATGACGAGGGAACTGTGAAAGCGTCAAAGAAGGTAGACCGGGCCGATGTTGAGAGTGATAACGGCAAACTGTTGAAGAGCGTCCTGTTGAGTGGAAAGTCATCCAGAAGTCCATCCATCGAGAAGAAGAGGGTGAGCTTTGGTTCCGTTCAAGTGGCTTCCTATGACGCATCGGTGGAATGGGGATCAAGTGAGAAAAACCTGACAAGTGGACCCACCGGTGAAGCTGTGTCCGTTCCACCGAACACCAAAAAAGCTCCAGCAGACTCTTTGGGACTGTCCTCAGAGACTAACGGCAACCGAGCTGAGGTTTTGCCACCAAAGGGTGAGACGAAGACCAAGGCACTCAGCCTACAGCAGTACAGACAACTGTGCCAAAACAGGCCGCCCCTGGTGGAGAAACAGGGTAACTACACCACGAAATGGCCATCGGTGTCTGAGCCCCTCAAAGGGCTTGCCCCCATCTTCTGCTTACAAGGCGAAAGACCAAACATCTGCGAATCAAAGTCCACACACCTTTACTCAGATGGCTGGAGAAATGGTGCTGATCAACCGCATAGATCTAAAACATCTGGTTCCGAGATTAATTGCGTCTCTGCGCTCCCTGGACCTCACCCTTCAAAGACCAGAACATCTGCTCCTCCTGGTAGTAATGAATTCatgcacaaaataaaagagTCCAAAATCACCTCACTTGATAATCAGCTGGTAGGCATCGCAGCTAATCTGCCAAAGAAACCCAAACTGCTCAGTAGTGATCCCCCAAATCCGGTCCTGGTCCCGCTATCAGTTAGTGAAACATCAGCGCATACTGAGCACTTGGCATCAGTGTCCAAAGTGAAGCTCCCCAATGGATATTCCGACTTTGACGACACCAGGCACTTTCAAGAAATCCAAAATAGATCTCAACAGTCAACCTCGTTTTGGCCAGAGCCCAAAGTGTTACGAGTGAACCAGGACAGCAAGACCTCATTTCAGGACCGCCAGCCTCATAAAAACATTCTGATtccaacaaaagaaacaaagccAGAAGAAAATACTCCTCGGTCACCATGTTGGTTAGAAGCTCCCACACCAGTAAAGAAGGAACGACAGCCCACTGCTCTGTTTGATTGCATTACAGCTGACACGG GTATTGAAGCTCCTGATCTGACCAGCCTATTGGAGCAGTTTGAGGAAACACAAG CTAAAAACAACAGGCTGGATCCTCATGCAGAAACGCTTGAATCTTCAAGCTCTCCTAAAACCCTCAGTCATTCACTGATATCAGATTGCATAGACATCCCAGAACCCTTTGGCTCTGAAATTGTTATCAAAACTCAGGACGTTATGCTGGCGAGACACAAAAATCCTCCATCTAAGTCCATTCAGCTTATCGACCCACGACCCCTACGGTCCAGGAAGACGCACTTAGATCTCTCAGAGTTCCCGGCAGCTCTCACCGCTCTACACATGTTCTCGTCTATATTGTCTGATCACGATTACTGTGGACGTGTGGACGGTCCACCGACAAACACAGCTCATCAGAGCAGAGCTGCTAAACTCAAGGATACCAATGGAAGCTCTGATGACCTGGAGGAGACTGCAGATGCGACCACATCCAAGCAAGAGATCCCCACCGATGAATGTAATACCACAGTCATCTCAGCTGTTCATAACTCTGCAAAGTCTGACATACGAGGTCTTTCTGAGGAGCGGTCGACCCCATCTACCGGCGGAGTCCTGCCTCCCTCGGAGAGCACCTCCTCAAGCCACTGCCATACACCTCCACCCAGTTCTCTGGTCCGAGGACGGGAGAGAAGCAGGTATCGGAGAAGAGCTCCTTCCTCTGACTCCAGCTCTTCATCGTCTTCCCCATCCAGCTCTCCATCCCGGTCTCCAAAGAGACAAAA GCGCCATCACAAGCGTTCGGAGAGCAATTCTTGCTCATCAACCCCCTCACACTCCGTTTCCCACTCCCCACCTCCCGACTGCAGGTGGTCTTACTCAAGATCCTGGTCCCGGTCTAGGTCCCGATCCAGATCACCATCGCCCGCTCGGGGGCTTCACGGCAGGCGCTGGAAGGAGGTTTACAG GAGAGGATCCAGGTGGCTCAGGAGCGAGCGTGAGGTCAGGATACGGAAACTTAAAGCCATA GAGGAGCGGAGAGTGGTCTACGTTGGCCGAATCTGTGGCTCGATGACCCACAACGACCTGAGGGAACGGTTCTCTCAGTTCGGAGAAGTTGAATGTGTGTCACTTCACTTCAGAGAAATTGG TCACCACTATGGCTTTGTCACATTCTCCAACATGAAAGATGCTTTTGCCGCCATCAGTAAAGGCAGTAAACTGCGGAGACCTGATGAGCTGCCGTTTGACTTGTGCTTCGGTGGAAGGAGACAGTTCTGTTATTCAGACTACACTGACCTCG ACGCCACCAGAGATGCAGACCCCTCTCCTGCCAAGAGCAAATTTGAGGAACTGGACTTCGATCAGCTGCTGAAACAGGCCCAGAGAGGACTGAAGAGGTAG